TATCCTTATCAATATTATCATTATCATTCATTGTATCACGGAATATTATATATACTTTAAACTACTTATTATATTTGCAGTTGATTATATGATACTGTGGAGACAGTCCCACCTATAAGGCGACCGTATTGAGATGCCATCAGGTTTCAGTGAATATACGATTTTCCAAAGGTGGGTATATTTTATGTCTTAATCTAAATATTATATTGCTATTCTCTAAATTATTACAATTATTGTTATTATGTACGCTTTTTTTTATTTTATACACCCAATATTTAAAACCGAGGTGAAATATTGTTAAAAAATATGGATAATTCTTTTGATATTTTAGATATTAAAGCAAGAGAAGTTATAGACTCAAGAGGAAACCCTACCGTAGAGGTTGAGGTATTAACCGCAGGTGGATATGGTAGTGCCATAGTTCCAAGTGGTGCATCAACGGGAACCCATGAAGCCGTAGAATTGAGAGACAAAAGCCAGAGATTTGGTGGAAAAGGAGTTTTAGTTGCTGTGGATAATGTCAATAGTATTATTGCACCTGAATTAATCGGATTTGATTCAAGAACGCAAAGGGAAATTGATACCTATATGATAGAATTGGATAGAACGGCAAATAAAGGAAAATTAGGAGCTAATGCAATACTTGCCGTATCAATGGCAGTGGCAAAAGCAGCAGCAAGCACGGCATCACTTCCATTATACAAATACATTGGTGGATGTAATTCATATATTATGCCTGTTCCAATGATGAATGTTATTAATGGAGGGGAGCATGCGGGAAATGCCCTTGAATTCCAAGAATTTATGATTATGCCCGTTGGAGCAGATTCAATCAGCGAAGCCATAAGAATGTGTGCTGAAACATACCACACACTAAAAAAAGTGATAGTTAGCAAATATGGGAAAAATGCTTCAAATGTTGGAGATGAAGGAGGATTTGCACCACCGGTAAGCGATATAAGGGAAACACTTGATTTATTAACCGATGCCGTTAAAATGGCAGGTTATGAAGATGAAATTACATTTGCTTTGGATTGTGCGGCAAGTGAATTTTACAATAAAGATGATAACAAATATATTGTAAAGGGAGCTCCTTTATCTTCCGACCAACTTATTTCATTATATAAAGAAATATGTGATGAATATCCAGTAATATCCATAGAAGACCCACTTGATGAGGAGGACTTTGAAGGATTTGCCTCACTTACCAAAGAATTAAAAGGAGTTCAAATAGTTGGGGACGATTTATTTGTTACAAACACAGAGAGATTGAAAAAGGGAATAGAAATGGGAGCTGGAAATGCCTTATTATTAAAGGTAAATCAGATAGGAACACTATCAGAATCAATAGATGCGGCAAATCTTGCTTTTAGAAATGGATATGGTGTGGTTGTATCCCACAGAAGTGGGGAAAGTGAGGATAACACAATTGCAGATATTTCCGTTGCTTTAAATGCGGGACAGATTAAAACGGGAGCTCCTGCGAGAGGGGAAAGGACAGCCAAATATAATCAATTAATTAGGATTGAAGAAGAAATAGGATATCCTAAGTATGCAGGTAAAAATATTAGATGTCCTTTTTAAATATTTTTTTTATTAAATATTTTTTATTAAATACCTTTAACTTCATTCCAATATCTTTTTACAATTTCAACAGATTTTTTAAAGTCGTTAAATTCCTTTTCATCCAATTCAATAGGAACAATTCTTTCTATTCCTTTTTTTCCAATTACTACGGGAACACCAATACATACATCTTTTATACCATCTAATTCACCGTCAAGGTATGTGGATAATGTTAAATATTTTTTATTATCATTTGCAATGCATCTAACCACATTTAACACCGCAGATGCTGGACCATACTCAGAACCTCCTTTTAATTGTATAATCCGTTTTCCCCCATTTTTAACAAAATCCACCACTTCATTATATGGAAAATCCTTATATTCTGGCAATCTTGTTATTGGTATCCCCCCTATCGCCGTGGAGCTAATTAATGGAACCATACTATCCCCATGCTCCCCAATTATTCTGGTTCTAACATCTCCGATATGTGCATTAAAATATTTTGCAATTGCCACCTTAAACCTCATGGAGTCAAGATGAGTCCCCAAACCAAAAACTTGGCTTTTATCATATCCACTTTCAATAAGTGCCTTATGTGTCATCACATCAACAGGATTTGTAATCATAAATAATTTTGTATCGCAAGTTTTACCTATATCTTTTGCATATCTTTTTACAATTCCCGCATTTTTTTTAGCTAAATCCAACCTTGTCATATCTCCTGTCCTCGGAGCTCCGGCTGGAATTATTGTAATTTTACTATTGCAAACTACCGAAAGATCTTTCTCATCATGAACAGAGATTTCAACATCTAATTCTTCTGCGGCTATGGCATCGTATATATCCAATTTAAGTCCCTTTAACTTATCCAGTGATTTTTCCCGTGATATTAAATTAATATGCCTTACATATTTTTCCTTTGCAAGTAATACAGATATTGCAGTTCCTATTTTTCCTGACGCCCCTATTATTGATATTTCCATATTATCACCTCTCTTTTTTAATTCTTGTTTTAATGATTTTGATTTTGTAATTATCTATGTGCCATAAAATATATATAATATAATTGTTGTAATACTTATTATAAAATTATTATTATCTTATAGTATAAATATTAAAAAAATAATACTCCACAGAAAGAATAAATTTATATATTATATAATAATTAAATTAAGATAAGTTTATACATTATAAAATTTAATTTAATTGGTGAAAATATGAATGGCATAATTCGATATACCAACAATAAGGCAAAAACATTATTTAATATTGATGAAATTGATAAACAGGCGATAGCTATTTTGGCAAATGCTCCATTAATGACTGAAAAGGAAATGAGAATAGCCACAAATAGATTAAAAATTATGGCGAAAAAGAAAAAAATTAGGGGCAGAAGAAACATAGGCGATATATTAGATGATTGGGCATATAAAGCATATACTACCACAATGGAATCAATCCAATAGAGATAATCGTATAATTCAATGATGAATTTTATCAAATTTGGGCGAAATGATAAATACCCATATTTTTTTTGTTTCTTCATGGCATAATGTATGCTTTAAATATTCGCCTCATTGGGAGCTCCCTGTGCCTAAGGTTTTTTATGGGTGGTATAGTAGTATATTGTATATAGTATAATACCAACTTTTACCAGCTTAATTTAAAAAATATTTGAGGCGATATATTGAATAATAATATTAATAATGAATACAGCAGTTCAGTTCAAATTGCAAAAAATGCTACTGTATTGGGCGGCGTAATACTTGAAGACTATGTAAATGTTTGGTATGGTGCAGTTATACGGGCAGATGTGGATAAAATAACCATTAAAAAAGGTTCCAACATTCAAGATAATTGCGTAATTCACTGTTCAAAAGGATATCCAACCGAAATAGGAGAATATGTATCGGTTGGACATGGTGCTGTTGTTCATGGTTGTAAAATTGGCAATAATGTGATTGTTGGTATGAATGCCACCATACTTAACGGTGCAAAAATAGGAAACAACTGCATCATTGGGGCAAATACACTTATTACACAGCATAAAGAAATACCAGATAATAGTCTTGTTGTGGGAGCTCCCGGGAACGCAATAAGAACAATTACGGAAGACGAAATATTGGATATTAAAGATAATGCACTGAGATACATAGAATTGTCTAAAAATATGCAATAGTGAATTACCCCTCCCTTACGGACGGGGTTGAACGAAAACCTTTCGGTTTTCGTAGCCCTCGCCCTTCGGGCAAGGCTTCCTGACTCATAGGGGATACTTGCCCAGAGATTACTTTCATATAAGGTATAACTCTGAGTAGAGGTTTCCCCTCCGCAGGCACAACGGACTCTCCAAGCCCTGACTTTAATATATTCAAGGATGCGTTGTAATCCCTATCAATTTTCCAACTGCAGTTTGGACAAAAAAAGATTCTATCGGATAATTTTAATTTATCAACAACACAACCGCAGTTGGAACATTTTTTAGAAGTATGAGCAGGATTTATGAGTATTACCTCTCTACCAGCACCCTCCGCCTTATAGAGAAGTAGATTTATGAATTTACGCCAAGAACCGTCAATAATATGACGATTTAAGGTCTTCTGGCTTTTTCTGTTTTTAACCATGGACTTAATGTTTAAGTCCTCTAAAACTATTTTATCATAGTTATTTATGTAGTATCTTGATAATTTATGAAGGAAATCATTTTTCTGATTGTTCAGTTTATCATAAACTTTAATAAGTTTTAATTTGGTCTTTTTATAGTTATTAGAACCCCTAACCTTTCGAGATAGGTTCTTTTGGACTTTCTTTATTTTATCTAATGTTTCATCTATGAATTTGGGATTTTCAAACTTGTTCCCGTCTGAATCAACGGTGTAGGCATTAATTCCCAAATCTATACCTACAACCTTATTGGTTTTAGGTAGTGGGTTAAGTTCTTCTTCCACTTGAAAGAAGGCAAACCATTTATCAGTTGGTTCTTTTTTTATGATTACTCCTTTGATTACTCCTTTAATTTTTCTATGTAGTTTTATGGAAATTTCTCCTATTTTAGATAAGTAAAGTTTGTTATCCTTAATCTTAAAACCTGATTGATTGTATTCTATCGTTTTGTAATGGTTTTTAGATGATTTGAATCTTAATTTACCTACTTTATGACCATTCTGTTTTAGTTTTCCTAACGCTTTAAGATTCCCCCAAAGTTTATTATTTACTATTTTCGAGCGTAGCGAGAAAATCGTATAAAAATCTCGAAGAGATTTTTTGAGATTTGAAGGACTTTAGAATGGACTTTTTTAAGTTCAGGATTCTCCTTTTTATGCTCTGTGATTAGTTTTTGAGTATCCATTTTGTTTAGTTTCGGATTTTTAGTTTTTTGTTCTAAAAGGTAATTATGGAGGTATCTACAAATGTTTAAGTGCTCTTCTATTGTTTCTTGGATACTCTTGGATGGGTAAATCCTGAACTTATAAGTCCTCATCATTGGCATCACAGTTTGATTACTTATAAATAGTAGTAGTTTATGCTAAAAACTATATAAATGTTTTGCCCGCATTTCCGAGCGAAGCGAAGGAAATATATAAAAACCGAAGGTTTTTATCATAATTCATCCCCCCGTAGCGAAGCGAAGACCTAAAACCTAACGGTTTTAAGTTTTCCTCACTATTGTTCGGAAATGCTACAAAATCCGAAGGATTTTGTTTAATCCCTTACGGAAGGGGACTTCTTGCGGAATAAGTTAAAAATG
The window above is part of the Methanococcus aeolicus Nankai-3 genome. Proteins encoded here:
- the eno gene encoding phosphopyruvate hydratase, translated to MLKNMDNSFDILDIKAREVIDSRGNPTVEVEVLTAGGYGSAIVPSGASTGTHEAVELRDKSQRFGGKGVLVAVDNVNSIIAPELIGFDSRTQREIDTYMIELDRTANKGKLGANAILAVSMAVAKAAASTASLPLYKYIGGCNSYIMPVPMMNVINGGEHAGNALEFQEFMIMPVGADSISEAIRMCAETYHTLKKVIVSKYGKNASNVGDEGGFAPPVSDIRETLDLLTDAVKMAGYEDEITFALDCAASEFYNKDDNKYIVKGAPLSSDQLISLYKEICDEYPVISIEDPLDEEDFEGFASLTKELKGVQIVGDDLFVTNTERLKKGIEMGAGNALLLKVNQIGTLSESIDAANLAFRNGYGVVVSHRSGESEDNTIADISVALNAGQIKTGAPARGERTAKYNQLIRIEEEIGYPKYAGKNIRCPF
- a CDS encoding malate dehydrogenase; translation: MEISIIGASGKIGTAISVLLAKEKYVRHINLISREKSLDKLKGLKLDIYDAIAAEELDVEISVHDEKDLSVVCNSKITIIPAGAPRTGDMTRLDLAKKNAGIVKRYAKDIGKTCDTKLFMITNPVDVMTHKALIESGYDKSQVFGLGTHLDSMRFKVAIAKYFNAHIGDVRTRIIGEHGDSMVPLISSTAIGGIPITRLPEYKDFPYNEVVDFVKNGGKRIIQLKGGSEYGPASAVLNVVRCIANDNKKYLTLSTYLDGELDGIKDVCIGVPVVIGKKGIERIVPIELDEKEFNDFKKSVEIVKRYWNEVKGI
- a CDS encoding gamma carbonic anhydrase family protein, which translates into the protein MNNNINNEYSSSVQIAKNATVLGGVILEDYVNVWYGAVIRADVDKITIKKGSNIQDNCVIHCSKGYPTEIGEYVSVGHGAVVHGCKIGNNVIVGMNATILNGAKIGNNCIIGANTLITQHKEIPDNSLVVGAPGNAIRTITEDEILDIKDNALRYIELSKNMQ
- a CDS encoding RNA-guided endonuclease InsQ/TnpB family protein, with amino-acid sequence MFSLRSKIVNNKLWGNLKALGKLKQNGHKVGKLRFKSSKNHYKTIEYNQSGFKIKDNKLYLSKIGEISIKLHRKIKGVIKGVIIKKEPTDKWFAFFQVEEELNPLPKTNKVVGIDLGINAYTVDSDGNKFENPKFIDETLDKIKKVQKNLSRKVRGSNNYKKTKLKLIKVYDKLNNQKNDFLHKLSRYYINNYDKIVLEDLNIKSMVKNRKSQKTLNRHIIDGSWRKFINLLLYKAEGAGREVILINPAHTSKKCSNCGCVVDKLKLSDRIFFCPNCSWKIDRDYNASLNILKSGLGESVVPAEGKPLLRVIPYMKVISGQVSPMSQEALPEGRGLRKPKGFRSTPSVREG
- a CDS encoding helix-turn-helix domain-containing protein — translated: MPMMRTYKFRIYPSKSIQETIEEHLNICRYLHNYLLEQKTKNPKLNKMDTQKLITEHKKENPELKKVHSKVLQISKNLFEIFIRFSRYARK